The sequence TAGATGACGGATCGGTTGAAAACAGCACCTGGACACTGAGCTCAATTGCTGTAAAAGTGGAAGCCAACCAGCGGTTTCTAAATAATGCAAGGGCCCCCGGTCAACCCTTTGACTGGCGTGAATACACCCTTACCCATTTCGATATTCGACCATACCTGCCCGATGACGAAACCACGGCGTTGTATAAGGTTCTTGAGCGGGCAGACTGGCTGGCCCGGGCCTCTGCCGGGGACGGATTCGGTTACCGCCAACATGCTTGGGACGGAGCATCCGATGAAGAAAACCTGCAACGCGGCATCGACTGTTCACGAGCGATATGGTTTGCGTTTACCCGTTCGGGGTTGCCGTACAACAGAGATGACCGATACCTTACCACGGCCATGATGGCTTCCGATGAGACACTTATGCAGGATGAATTTGAGCGGTGTGATGACAACACGCCTTTACAAATCGGTGATATTCTGGTGTACCGGGATGATACCCGCGGTGATGGACACGTTGTAATGGTCATTGATCCGGAAAAACGTATCGCCTGGGGATCCCATGGATGGGACGGTAACCCGCGTATTCTTCCGGTTGAGCCGGACACCGGGGTTGAATACCAGAAAATCAAATACAAGAAGGATTGGGAACGCTGGGACAGAAAAACGATGACACGGAAGGCACGCTGGCGATACCGCAGGTTTGCCGAAGAACTCGTCGATTTCCGCGGACAACCCGGCTTGAAATCGCTGAAAAACGTCTGCAACGAAAACCTCAACTGCGGCAGATAACCCGAATTTTTGCCGTTACCATCATCTGCAGCACATTGGAGGATTTGAATGGAAGAATTTTTTCAATCGAAAGCCATGTTGACGCCGGGAGTTGCCGGCACCACCACGACAATGATCACAGGCACGCTGGTCAGCCAGTTTGGTCTGCCCGGCAACTGGACAGGTCTTGCAATCAGCTTGTTGTTCGGGCTGAGTGTCTGGGCCGATAAATCCGTACCCGTCTATCAGCGGATCATTTTTTACATTATCAACTCCATGACTATTTTTGCCGTAGCCATCGGTATCAATACCGCCGGCATGGTGATTAACCAACCTCTCGAAAGATCAGTCGATCCCCATGTTATAGAGGAAACGCATTCGCCGGCGGATCAACAGACGTTTTTTCAGGATTGGTTTCGATAAGCAGGTTAATGTCCAAATATATAATAATCAGTCTTATAATGGGAGGTACGACGATGCGATATATACGTATGGCAGGATTCATCATTATCGTGTTAATAAGTGGATTTGCGGGAGGCTGTAGCAATGTTGAAACACCCTCTTACCCATCAGTGGATACACCTACCGCGGGCATTTTTCTTGAACCTGAAGAACGGGCGGCCCTGCCTCCGGGAGTCACCCTTCGGGGCGTATATGACAAAGGACTGCAGCTGACCAAAGAATCGGAAGGATTTCGAAGTCATCTTTACAACGATGCGGCCCAATACTGCACCATCGCATATGGTCATCTGATCAAGTTAGCTCCTTGTGACGGCAGTGAGCCGGAAGAGTTCCTTCAGGGCGTCAGTGAAGCCAAAGGCGCTCAAATGCTTCGAAAAGACATGGAGCAGGCCGAACGGGCAGTGTTGACCGCGGTTAAACTGCCACTGACGGATGGTCAATATGCCGCCTTGTGTGATTTTGTGTACAATGTCGGGGGTGGAAATTTTCGACGCTCGACACTTCTCAAGGTCATTAATAAAGATGAATTTGAACGGGTACCCTTCCAGTTGCGCCGCTGGGTAAAAGCCGGCGGCAGGGAGCTGGCCGGTCTGAAGAAGCGACGCGAGAGAGAAATTGAACTCTTTTTTGAAGATATCGGCATCCCCCGGGCAGCCCCCGCGCCGGATGAAATCCTGACGCCGGTTGACATTCGACAGGGTGAATCCTGAATTTTGAGGTAAGCTCTGTTACAATAAAAATCGGTGTTGTCGTGCTCTTTTTTGCGGTTTGTGGCCTGATTACCATCCTTATAAATGGGCCTACAGCAGGGATGATTATTTTGATCACGGGTTAGTATGCTCGGCCCATGCGCAACCAAGCCGGGAAACTAACGAGCCGGCGATTCAACATATGATGGAAGGAGTCTATTTTTTCCGGCAGGGTCACTATCCGCAAGCGTTCGATGCTTTCCCAAAAGCACTTATCCTGTACCACACCGCCGGTGACCGCAATGGTCAAGCCTTAATGTTGCGCAATCTTGGAGTTGCCTCTTTAGAAACTAATTTGATTAAAAGTAATAATTCAAGACCTGAACTCATACCTGTTACACCACCCCTGTCTAAAGTGGTGCTCGTCTTTTGACATATAGTATGATATCAATGTCATTAATTTAAGAGTGGTTAGTATATAACTAATTGAATTTATATATTAATATTGCAAGCCGCAAGGCGATTATAAGAAAGTATAAAGAGGCATTTAATAATGAACCCCATACCATCTTCAGATAGAATGGAAAAAGTCCATTCAGATATACGCGGTCCTGTTTTTGAAAAAGCCATGGAAATGGTTTCTAACGGCATTGATGTGTTAAGACTCAATACAGGAAATCCAGATACATTTGGGTTTACTATGCCTGATAGTGTGCGCACGGCCTTAGTTAGCAATTTGGACAAGGCCGTGGGATATTGTGACTTAAAAGGTATGCCGGATGCCAGAAAAGCAATATGTGACTATCACGTTGGTAAAGGGATTTTGGATTTTACCATGGATGATATATTCATAGGAAATGGTGTCAGTGAAGTGGTCAATATGGCGATGACTGCGTTTTTAAATCCCGGTGATGAGATTCTTATTCCATCTCCAAGTTATTCACTTTGGACGAATATGGCGCATATTGTCGGAGCGACGCCGGTGCTCTATCGCTGTGATGAAGCTTCTGCATGGTATCCTGATGTGGTCGATATTCGTAAAAAGATCACACCTAAAACACGTGCCATACTGATTATTAACCCCAATAATCCGACGGGTGCGGTATATTCAAAAGAAGTGCTGGAGCAGATCATTCAACTTGCAAGAGAACACAACTTGCTTATTTGTTCGGACGAAATTTATGACCGATTGGTGATGGATGGGTTAGAACATTTTTCTACAGCGGCACTTGCGCCTGATATGCCGGTCCTCACCTTCAATGGGTTATCTAAGTCGCACATCGTATGTGGGTTTCGTTGTGGCTGGCTGGCAATCAGCGGGCCGCGCGGGCAAATTGACGGGTTAATCGCGTCTGTTACGAAACTGGCTGCCATGCGTTTGTGTGGCAATGCATTAACACAACTTGTGATTCCGTCGGCATTGGCGGATGAAGAAAGCACAAACGCGTTGATTTCTCCCGGCGGAAGAATTTATGAACAAAGAGAGGCGACAACTAAAGCTTTAGATCAGATTGAGGGAATTACATACGTTAAAAATTCGGCCGCGTTCTATCTTTTCCCAAAAATTGATACCCAAAAATTTAATATTACAAGTGACAAAAAATTTGTACTGGATTTACTGGAGAGTAAGCATATTTTGCTTGTTGCGGGAAGTGGATTTGACTGGCCGGAACCGGATCATTTTAGAATAGTCATGTTACCGGAATCAAAGGTTCTGTCACGGGCAATGCAGGAAATAGGTGATTTCCTCAGTACGTATCGTCAAAAATAATTCTTTTATAAAATGAAGAATCAGGGCTTGAGTTATAAGGGGCCTGGAATTTTTAAAATCTACCAAGTGGTAAATTTTATTGTTTCCATGGCCC comes from uncultured Desulfobacter sp. and encodes:
- a CDS encoding lysozyme, whose product is MDTPTAGIFLEPEERAALPPGVTLRGVYDKGLQLTKESEGFRSHLYNDAAQYCTIAYGHLIKLAPCDGSEPEEFLQGVSEAKGAQMLRKDMEQAERAVLTAVKLPLTDGQYAALCDFVYNVGGGNFRRSTLLKVINKDEFERVPFQLRRWVKAGGRELAGLKKRREREIELFFEDIGIPRAAPAPDEILTPVDIRQGES
- a CDS encoding aminotransferase class I/II-fold pyridoxal phosphate-dependent enzyme, whose translation is MNPIPSSDRMEKVHSDIRGPVFEKAMEMVSNGIDVLRLNTGNPDTFGFTMPDSVRTALVSNLDKAVGYCDLKGMPDARKAICDYHVGKGILDFTMDDIFIGNGVSEVVNMAMTAFLNPGDEILIPSPSYSLWTNMAHIVGATPVLYRCDEASAWYPDVVDIRKKITPKTRAILIINPNNPTGAVYSKEVLEQIIQLAREHNLLICSDEIYDRLVMDGLEHFSTAALAPDMPVLTFNGLSKSHIVCGFRCGWLAISGPRGQIDGLIASVTKLAAMRLCGNALTQLVIPSALADEESTNALISPGGRIYEQREATTKALDQIEGITYVKNSAAFYLFPKIDTQKFNITSDKKFVLDLLESKHILLVAGSGFDWPEPDHFRIVMLPESKVLSRAMQEIGDFLSTYRQK